The genomic DNA CTACCAGCATCCAGCTGTCGGCCAGTCCGAAATTGGTCAACAAGGCTCTCAATTCAAGCTCTCTGAAAGCTGGCATGGTGAGTCATTAAAGGACATAATCTGTCAAGAGAATATAACAcggttttttttcaaacctaAAATGCACTGAAATGTCTTTTGATTTAGATCCTGAGCGGATGTGTGGAGAGTGTGGAGGATCACGGCTGCATCATTGACATTGGCATCAGTGGGTCCAAAGCCTTCCTGTCTGCAAAAGCTGTAAAAGACCAACGCAACAACCTGGACGGTATGAGAAAGTAGATTAGGCTTGGTTTTCATTCACTGAGGAAATtcaggaaaataacatttcaaaggtgttaatgttttattctgaattTTCTTGACTGCAGAGCTGAAAGTGGGTCAGTATTTGACTTGTAAAGTGGAAGAGGTCAAGAATGAAGGACGAGTGGTCCGACTTTCTGCCGGTCCCTCGACCTTCGCCCAAGCCTGTGCTGAGTCCGAGCAGGGCTGGAACCTCACCAACCTGCTGCCTGGTCTTCTGGTCAAAGCTACCATCAAAAAGGTAGAGAAAACACATATAATCACTACAAAATGTTCAGGATTTTCTCTGTTGATCTAACCGGCGAAGCAATATCACTATTCAATGTGCGTGTGTACACGCTATGTTTGCACTTCTaataaagacaaatatttaCCTTCACCTTATTCTTGAATACTATCATTCACATAATGCAACCCTTTAAAATGTGGTGCTGAACACGGTGTGTTGAAAAATGTGGGTGCACCTAAATTTTGTGCTGGTGCACTTAAACGGAAAAGTTAGACTCGAGCCCTGTGACGGCAATGTTTATTCTGGGTGAAACTATCGTGCACAAATGAATCTTTTGTTTAGTGACAATGTAACAATTTCTTTATTGAAGGTGACGAAACATGGTCTGATCGTGGACTTCCTGTCCTCCTTCACCGGCCAGGTGGACTTTCTCCATATGGAGCCAGAGCAGGCAGACAAGTACACAGAGGGAAAGGAGGTAAAAGGACTCGTCATTTGCGTCCTTCTAGCAaatctgtcattgtttttgtctcagtttaGCTTTCtgatgagttttttgactggaaAAAACACGAGAGCTAGATGATTTTGGTAAAATATCTtaattgtgattttctttttctgacatACAGAACATTACGACTGCACTTTGATTtgcaatattgtttttaaatcaagctTTAGTTTAATATTCACGGTGTTATAGATTTTAAGCCACATGGAGATTTACCATGTGACACAATCAAAATATTAACTAGTCTGATGTATGACAGGTTCACTGGATTACTCTTCAGTGAAATTGGTTACTGATCTTTGTTTTGCATTATTCCACCCAGGTGCGAGCCTGTGTGCTGTACCTGGAGCCCTCCATGCACCTGGTGGGTTTGAGTCTGCGCAGCTACCTCGTTCAGCCTGAGCAAAGAGTTGAGCCTGTCTCTGCTGGCGGTGAACGCATTGGTGAGGTGGTGAAAGACTGTAAAATGACGGTTGTTCACCACATGTCCGGAGCGTTGCTGGAACTGCCGGACCAAACGTTGGCATTTGTACACGTGAGTCAGGGTGATGTCTGGGAAAGGTTTAACCAGGTTTCGACTGTAGGGAAGAGCAAAGCCTGATCGTTGTTATTCAGGCAACTTGTTTctgatattattttatcatctgTCTTAACAGAGGAACCACCTGAAGGAGTCAAACGAAAAACCAAATGAGAACAGAGTGTTGGCAAAGCCTGAGCACACCTGCAGGATCCTGGACTTCAGTGTCATTGACCAAATCCACTTTGCAAGTCTGCGCAAGTAAGTTTGTTGCTTCACATTTTCCTCTCTCATCCCATAGTAAGTGTCGATCTTGGAatcccattaaaaaaaataattgtccaatttttttctcccaggaGTGTGATTGCGAGGCCTTTTTTTAGATATCATGATCTTCAGCCTGGTCAGGTTGTAGAGGTAAGGAATGATTCTCATTTATACATAACATCACAAATCCCCTTGGCTACTTTGGTAAGCAGTCATggtcaaatacacaaataaaactaGTATGATGTGGGGGGTTTAGTTAGTTAAAAATCTACGTAAAAGGTTGtgattgttatttttactgtaaaaaaaaaaaaattgtgatatGTTTTTGCCATGCTGCCCACCTCTCCTTTAGAATAGGTATTTCGGTGAAATGGGAAACCTCTTGTGTCTCATACTTAGacatttgtaagaaaaaaacccagatttgATTTATTGCAGGATCGAAGTAGCAGGTTGTACTGACAGGATAGGAAACACCAGCAGTTAATTTAGTTGGTGATCTGATCATTTGGTTCAGCTGTCACTGTTTGGTGTTCAACTCCACCTGAATACCCTACTTCCTGCTTAAACCTGATTTCCCCTTAACTCATAGTGACACCCAGTGGTAAAAATATGgtaaagcaacaaaacaaagaacttATTGCTCAGAAACTGCTCCCTCAAGctgtgtattttattcattGGCGTTCTCCACATGTCATTGTATGTTGTCTCACATCCCTTCTCCCTTGTGTGCGTGTCTCTCCTAGGGTAAAGTGTCAGTCCTGCTGGAGCGTGGGATGATGGTGCATATTTCTGACCACATTAAAGGCCTGGTGCCTAAGAACCACCTGTCTGACATTATCCTCAAAAACCCAGAGAAAAAGTACTCGGAGGGCATGAAGGTCAAATGTCGGGTCAGTGGTGTTCTctacttaatttttttttttttttttttaaatccactgagAGGACAACAAAAATCTAACCTGTAACACACAGTAAGTAGTGTCTtaatgtgctgtgtttgtgcttgtgggTGAAATTCTTCCTCAGGTGCTGTCAATAGATGTGGAGAGTAGGAAGCTGTATCTAACCAGGAagaaggccctggttgaaagcTCCCTGCCGCTGTTCCTCACCTATGCCGACGCTCGTCCGGGCCGCATGTCCCACGGTTTTATCGTCTGCATCAAAGACTTTGGCTGCATCGTTCGTTTCTACAACAACGTCAAGGGCCTGGTGCCGATCAGTGAACTCGGCACCGAGGCCATCAGTAATCCTGAGGAGATCTTCTATGTTGGACAGGTGAGGACATCACGTGACAATGGACACTCTTGTTTCGTAGAACAGGCTCCAGGTGCAGCAGACAGCCTTTGATAGTTAATATTTTAGCGTCTaactagttgtttgtttgtgttgacgGTCCAGGTGTTAAAGACTAAAGTTCTAAAGTGTGACCTGGAGAAGGAAAAGATACTGCTGTCATTCAAAGCTGCAGTGGAGGGAAACACCGAGGCAGCCGTCGAGCCCCAGGTCGACTGTGAGGTGGGAAAAGTAAGTTTgagtgcttttttctttttttcttccttttatgtTATTTGGTCAAATCATGTCCTCTACATTTTACTAATCTGATATctgcaatgtgtttttaatgtagcCTCTGGAGGCCAAGGTGCTGAAAAAGTCAATCGTTGGATTGGAGGTCGCTATCCTCCCTGACGAGATACAAGCAGTTTTACCCACCATGCACCTCTCTGATCATGTGTCCAACTGCCTGCTGCTGTGGGAGAGCCTGCAGGAGGGAGACGTCATCTCAAACGTCATGTGTTTCAACAAGAACAAGCGACACATCGTATCCTGTTTTCTTAATTGTGATTACAACAGAAATGTTTGCCTGGATGAAGTCTGTACTCTATGGAAATGAAATATTAAGCGTTTCTCTAACACTGTACAGCAGGAATGACGTGTTTTCCTCAACTACTGCTCCTTTTTAAAGTCCCTCACTAAGAagccaacagtgaggtggtccCTGGAGGAGGGAGCGGTTGCCAAGGATTTCTCAGAGATCACAGTTGGGATGCAGCTGATCGGCTGGGTCAAGAACATCATGTCCTATGGCGTATTTGTTGAGTTCCCGTACGGCCTCGTTGGTTTAGCACCCAAGTCGGTGAGTAAAAGGTTTTAGGTTACGTTTTCTGCACCTGACAATCTGTTGCCCACTCCCGATATACACCCTCACAGATGTGAGTCACACCCATTGAAATCATCAAGTGTGTGAAGGTTGTCATGTGGTCACTGTGAGTGTGGTGACACCATTTTACTGATGTCACCATATGTACAGACCTTGCTAAAGGGAAGTACCCACAATTCATAGTGTGTGGGTAAAAATCCAATGAGATGAATGTAAGAATATCTGATATAAAGTTTATTAATCAAccctttattttaattattgcaTAATGAGGACCTTTTTCctgaaagtatttttttttaaaaataacacctCATTCACTTTTTTGGTCAACAGAGTAAACggcttaaataaaaaaaaatgtcatcaaagtaaaataatatgGAGCATGAAGTTTTATTCATGTAAATATAATCTCACGCCCCTGTTGCCTCTCGTACTTATTAGCAGGTGACATCATCAAAGTCTATGAGGCTTAAGGATTTGGGGGGGGACTGGGCCGATATCGGTTTATACTGAATTTTTCGTATGCTCTCTTTTCCCAGGCCATGACTGACAAGTTCATCAGTGACACGACAGTTGCCTTCCAACTGGGCCAGACTGTCATTGCTAAGGTAACGAACCTCGATGAGGAAAAGCGCCGCTTCCTGGTCACGTTGAAGATTTCAGAGGTCATCACTCCAGAGGCGGACGCCCAGACCAGACTTATTAATGGTCTGCAGGAGAGAAGAGCTGTGGGTGACATGTTGGCAATGAGAGGTATGTCTATATATTTTTCTTAACGTTCTGTGTCTGTTATGCCGTCTGCTTTAATCTCCATGTAAAGTCAGACTTTGTAGAATCTAATCTCTTGTTACGTCTGCCATCACATCAGGTAACAGTGAGCTTCGCCAGCAGCTGGCTGCTCTCACTGTTGGTCAGAAGCTGAAGATGACCGTAGACACTGTGGACGGCAACGGGGCAACATTTAAATCTGACGATTTGGGCGATGCTACCATACTGGCCAGCAAGTACCATGTCATGGGTGTGTATTAAACCTAGAAACATTCGAATGATTGCAGACTAACATTTAAAAGTCAATGCCAAGTTATGATGAATGACTTTCGAATACGTGTAGGACTGAACAACAATTGTTGAAACAAGGTAACCCAGCAAATCACTAAAATTTTAGTGATTGTCCTATGCCAATTTTAATATTTCAGTACATGTGTTCTCATCCTTAGTAAAGTAGTTAAATATTATAATGGTATCTTGTGGTAATACCCcatcttgtttttaatctatAACACCATAAATATTGAACGGAAGTCATGTTGTCAAATCACAATATATGGTagaattttcatttatttaagccGTAGTGTTTAAGTATTAGATGATACCAGCCTGTGTCATTATATGCAGCCACCAAAATGCCAAACCACTACTACAGATACATTGAAGATATCCtgtccatttctctgtgttctctgccACACGCGTTGATGCATCACCGTTTtgttgagttaaaaaaaaacaacaatgtgttTCCTTTTCAGGCGTTAACTTGACTGCAGGACAGAAAGTCACCGCAGTCGTCCTTTACGTTGACATCCTGTCCAACACCGTCCATGTGTCTGTTCTGACGAAACtgttgatgaagaagaaatctGTGAGTGTTACTCTTCTTGGTGCCATTTCACACATTAATACACTGCAGGTACTTTTAGTTGGGTAGTTTCATTTTAACAAACATTTagaaacataaaatgtacataTGCTACTGAATAGTTAAAGTGTAGCAGTTttaggaggaaaagaaaatcacaattaTCAAGTTGTAGAACTGCGATGAATCTAAATCGCAATaccattagctcagctggtaaggaaACTGGGTTGAAATCCACTCATCTCATATTATGGTATTTGACTCGAGATGTGGAAAGAAAGgcaattttttcttttcatttgttcacttaaatttggttacatttccacttaaaaatgataattgtgacaatgaaaattaaatttttataaaacagtgtatttgtgtaaatattactgtaaaaaaggggaaaaaaccaTTGGGACCATTGGACCCCAGAAATCTTtttggacacccctggtttaaggGAAGGCTAAaatcaaatacacattttgagaaaaaaaaaagaacccacTGATTCCCTCATCAGACAATTATTATATCCTCCGACATTCAGTCCTTCATAATtccttgtttctgttttgtgttcacagttAAGCGAAGGATCTAAACACACCGTGATGTTGCAGCACATAGACAAAGAGTTTGCTGTCATCTCACTGGATGACACCGCACAGCTCACTGTGATCCAAACCAGCAGCCACCTGAACGAGGTGTTCCTCTCCGAGTCAGAGAAGCTGAAGGGGGGCATGATTTTGGAGGCTGAGGTCATAGAACCCAGCTTTCAGGAGCTGCAAGGGCTCCCTCTGGTGTCATGGAAACGCACTGCACCCAAACGACTGCGCACGACCTCCGAAAACCAGATGAGCTCCCGAGGTCACTGCTTTGGCGAAATCCTGCAGGGGACAGTGAAGACGGTAAAGCCCacctgcattcaggtgacacTAGAGGACGGAACCACGGGCAGTGTGCATGTGTCGGAGGTGATGGAGGTCGACAAAGTGTCTCTGGGTTCTTTCCCGACGTCCTCGGTGAAAGTGGGCAGTAGCGTCACCGTCAGGGTCATTGGAGGACGAGAAGCCTCAAGTCAAAGGTAAACACTGCTGTAAACAATGTTGGACTTCCTACTTTCCCCgattatgtttttgttaaacCCCCTACAGTATTATGACTGTGGTGCCTGTATTGTGGCGGCAAGTGGCTGGGAGAAAAGGGGAATTGGCcgtaaaaaaagagagattttgTGATTTCTGGACATTTTTAAGGCTCCACTGTGTGACTTCTATCACCACAACACTCCCatgcctctcctctccctcacacattcacacagataCGCAAACACAGGCCTACTCATCtatctgtgtgaatgtgtttggcTCAAGTTTTACTTGAATTGAAAACATTCAACatattcaatattcaaatgTGGCAAAGTAGTTGATAACATATTTTTCTTTGGAGTGACAAAAGTCAGAATAGAAatttacagggactttaaaaGGCACATTTGAGTTTGTGGTGGAGAGTTTTTGTAAAGGAAGGAACTACAATACTGAGAATGaatatttgttcagttaaaatgaaagacaattATATTAATGTAGTgaaacactgttgtgtttttttttaactgtattgAACCtttaactgtctttttttttcttccagattCTTGCCATTTTCTCATCCCAAATTCACATACACCATTCCTGAGCTCACACTTACACCAAggtatgtgttttgtttttgagttaATTTGTTCTACATGGTAGTATTGCATAACATACTGCTTGATACCATGCTGTCATTGTGTAATCTCAGTAAGTACATTTTGTAATCTAAAGTAAGCAGGTGAAATTTAGGGGTGAGAAACTGGATTATGACAATATTGAAGTCACGATACAATTTTATCACGATATTGCAATATGCTTTTTTGAAGTTCATTTGTAACGTCACTTAAAAAATGATATGCAAACATTTTTTCCGATACTTAGTGTCTCAAAAGCGATATAATGTCATGATAGTTGACTGAATTGATCTTTTTCCCCACCCCTAGTAAAATTATTCTCACCCAGACTTTGAAGATTGCAGCCTTtagttttaatataatattacacaGATATGACAGTTACTGTATCATACACCTGTGCTGTTGTAACTGTTCATTTAACATATTCAACTCTTAGTTTTACGTctgactttctctctctgcagcaaaCTCGATAAAAGTGTGGATTTCAAACAAGTTACAGTGAAAGACAAACTCAGCAGCTATAAGGTCGGGGACGAAATTACATGCTTTGTATCAAAGGTAAGTTTTTAAGATTGTAATTAACACCgaaatacttttgtttttttaattacaagttgacaaacaacaaaacaactacaGTCAAATGTTTCCATGTGCTTGTAACCTTTGCCCTTAGTTTAATCCAGAGAGGAAGTCTTTGGAGGTCACGATTAACCCTGGTGTCACCGGCACGGTTGATCTTCTAGCCATGATCACTGACCCAAAAGTAAGTTTAAAGCTACATTACATGccattttgtatatattttgatCATTTGTGTAATTTAAAGCGCTTAAAATGGTGTGTGAAGAGAATTGACGGTTTGTTGAATGCCGTTTTCAGAATGGCAGTCATCCAGAGAAACTATACAAGCTGGGCCAAGCAGTCCGTGCCACAGTGGTTGAAATTAGCTCCAAACATCGTCCCTTTGTGCTGTCACTCACAGGTTGTCATTTAATGTTGTCGGCAGTTATTCAATAGCATtaatcaaaatgcaaaaaaacaaaaaaaaacagatgtttacTCCTGGGATTCCCATGTTTTCCAGGTGGCCATAAACTGGAGGAAGGCACCGTGACTTTGGGCATCGTGACTAATGTTCAGCCACAGGTTGGTCTCCTGGTCAAGCTTCCCTTGGGAGGCATGGGCACTGTTGCCGTCACTGAACTGGCCGATGCCTACAGGCCAAACCCTCTCGCCGGGTACAGCAAGGATCAGCTTCTCAGGTCAGTCGATGCCGCAACTGACAAATGTTGTAgaattgattctttttttggaTTTGGTGAAGCTCTTAATAGTCGTaatcctcatttttttttctttctttttttttttttttttttttaatcagatttgcTATGAACCCTCTAGGGTTCTCAGGTCTTCTGATCACAGGCTTTTAATTATCCATACTCACAGTCCTACAGCCTGCCAGAAAACCTGAGGACAGGACTGAATATCAGTGTTTACAAACAATATTAGGCTTTTAATTGAGTTTCATTCATGTATTTGTCTCGATTTACTTTGTTTTACTATTACACACGTTTTTATTTCTACCACCCTTAGTATTACTTATTTTCTTAGTTCATTTTACATATTTGGCCTTACCTGTTATTAGGttaataaaaggaaaaggagaCTAATACTAATGATAGACCCGAAGTTTCtttgaagcactttgagttacATCACTTTGTATGTAAAGAATTATATGAAtaataacttgttttaatgCCATCAGTTTCACTGACATTGAAGTGAAGATTAACATTTGAAGTTTTGCTACAGGTGTTTCCTCCTGGAGAGCGAAAACGACAAGTGGCAGTTGTCTTTACGCCCATCAAGGTAAGACGAATATCATGATCAAAATTTGATACAAGTGCTTTTATTAACAACTCGTGGCACTTTCCAGTTTCTTCTGTGAAGTCAATCAAGGAGTAAGAATTTATTAAATAGCCCCCAGGGGGCAACTCCTTAAAAAGTAGTCTGTTTACATGGAAGTCTGTAGGAAGAATtgtttcacttgatttatttgttcgtaaacatttttgtgtgagaTTCTTCTGGGTGATGTCACGACTGGTTGTCATTTGAATGAAACTCTTCTCTTTCAGACTGTACCCACAGCAGGACAAGCCCGCAAAAGACCCCGAGGTCTTATCTTTTGACAAACTGAAGGAGGGCGAGATCATCAGAGGCTACGTCAAGTCTGTGGGAGAGCAGGGCGTCTTCATCAGGTGAGCGGAGAGATTTTGTATCTGAACTCTATGGCATGTTCTTGTGACTCAGCCATGAACGCCAGGTCATGCTTTCCTcgtgtttgttttccaggttGTCTCGACATATCATCGGCAGAGCGCAGCTTCAACAGTCCACACAGTACTTTGTTAACAGTCACAAAGTCCTTTCTACACACCTGCCTCCCAACACTCTGCTCACCACGAAGATCctcaggtaaaaaaacaaactctgaaTTGGTGACAGTGAGCATAGTAAGCTGTCGAGACAACAGTAACTGTACCCGTGTACTTCGATGTAATCTGTggctatatttttttatttaccttaactttaaccataaccagaaCAAGGTCAGCAGTAATTAGATTAAGATGTAGAGTTTCCTGATTCTAGTCAcatcatgtacagtatgtgtaatcTGATTATTAACTCCAGTTGGAGTTTTCACTGCAGTGGAAATAGTAATA from Solea solea chromosome 10, fSolSol10.1, whole genome shotgun sequence includes the following:
- the pdcd11 gene encoding protein RRP5 homolog isoform X2, with the protein product MASLEEDFPRGGSAKKPTKSTIVVQRPEVDNLFQSNEQAETKKRRATIKDDAKNVKKQKTGKEKDGLTLNTAAKCVEILHAKNVKEGMLMLGCVKEVTDFEVTVSLPCGLQGFLSIKNVSDSYTKLLSEQLDSTDTEEICSLPHLFYPGMVLRCIVAKLDTAKSGSTSIQLSASPKLVNKALNSSSLKAGMILSGCVESVEDHGCIIDIGISGSKAFLSAKAVKDQRNNLDELKVGQYLTCKVEEVKNEGRVVRLSAGPSTFAQACAESEQGWNLTNLLPGLLVKATIKKVTKHGLIVDFLSSFTGQVDFLHMEPEQADKYTEGKEVRACVLYLEPSMHLVGLSLRSYLVQPEQRVEPVSAGGERIGEVVKDCKMTVVHHMSGALLELPDQTLAFVHRNHLKESNEKPNENRVLAKPEHTCRILDFSVIDQIHFASLRKSVIARPFFRYHDLQPGQVVEGKVSVLLERGMMVHISDHIKGLVPKNHLSDIILKNPEKKYSEGMKVKCRVLSIDVESRKLYLTRKKALVESSLPLFLTYADARPGRMSHGFIVCIKDFGCIVRFYNNVKGLVPISELGTEAISNPEEIFYVGQVLKTKVLKCDLEKEKILLSFKAAVEGNTEAAVEPQVDCEVGKPLEAKVLKKSIVGLEVAILPDEIQAVLPTMHLSDHVSNCLLLWESLQEGDVISNVMCFNKNKRHISLTKKPTVRWSLEEGAVAKDFSEITVGMQLIGWVKNIMSYGVFVEFPYGLVGLAPKSAMTDKFISDTTVAFQLGQTVIAKVTNLDEEKRRFLVTLKISEVITPEADAQTRLINGLQERRAVGDMLAMRGNSELRQQLAALTVGQKLKMTVDTVDGNGATFKSDDLGDATILASKYHVMGVNLTAGQKVTAVVLYVDILSNTVHVSVLTKLLMKKKSLSEGSKHTVMLQHIDKEFAVISLDDTAQLTVIQTSSHLNEVFLSESEKLKGGMILEAEVIEPSFQELQGLPLVSWKRTAPKRLRTTSENQMSSRGHCFGEILQGTVKTVKPTCIQVTLEDGTTGSVHVSEVMEVDKVSLGSFPTSSVKVGSSVTVRVIGGREASSQRFLPFSHPKFTYTIPELTLTPSKLDKSVDFKQVTVKDKLSSYKVGDEITCFVSKFNPERKSLEVTINPGVTGTVDLLAMITDPKNGSHPEKLYKLGQAVRATVVEISSKHRPFVLSLTGGHKLEEGTVTLGIVTNVQPQVGLLVKLPLGGMGTVAVTELADAYRPNPLAGYSKDQLLRCFLLESENDKWQLSLRPSRLYPQQDKPAKDPEVLSFDKLKEGEIIRGYVKSVGEQGVFIRLSRHIIGRAQLQQSTQYFVNSHKVLSTHLPPNTLLTTKILSIDKEEEYVNLSLLPVDTGKPDVLPESLSLPLRLVGEEKKKHDTKKKKKRTLSESEQKQAESQVPKKKKKAKKSKTDDSDSGVEVYFREEEDKEEEEPKPEPPKVTSSSAAPSRLQVAAGFSWDVGLNSLKPASAARDADSSDGEEQEESSKPQKKSRHALEQEKMAAEKALVRQETELMDPSLRPEDAAAFERLLLASPNSSLLWLQYMAHHLQATQIEQARAVAERALKTISFREEQEKLNVWVALLNLENMYGTEESLKKVFERALQFCEPMPVYQQLADIYAKSSKIKEAEGLYKTMVKRFRQNKEVWLSYGSFLLQQGQSDAASSLLQRALKSLSTKESVDVIAKFAQLEFRYGDAEKGITMMDKVLTSYPKRTDLWSVFIDLTIKHGSQKDIRALFDRVIHLSVSVKKIKFFFKRYLEYEKKHGTPQSIQAVKEKAMEFVEAKGTEAAN
- the pdcd11 gene encoding protein RRP5 homolog isoform X1; protein product: MASLEEDFPRGGSAKKPTKSTIVVQRPEVDNLFQSNEQAETKKRRATIKDDAKNVKKQKTGKEKDGLTLNTAAKCVEILHAKNVKEGMLMLGCVKEVTDFEVTVSLPCGLQGFLSIKNVSDSYTKLLSEQLDSTDTEEICSLPHLFYPGMVLRCIVAKLDTAKSGSTSIQLSASPKLVNKALNSSSLKAGMILSGCVESVEDHGCIIDIGISGSKAFLSAKAVKDQRNNLDELKVGQYLTCKVEEVKNEGRVVRLSAGPSTFAQACAESEQGWNLTNLLPGLLVKATIKKVTKHGLIVDFLSSFTGQVDFLHMEPEQADKYTEGKEVRACVLYLEPSMHLVGLSLRSYLVQPEQRVEPVSAGGERIGEVVKDCKMTVVHHMSGALLELPDQTLAFVHRNHLKESNEKPNENRVLAKPEHTCRILDFSVIDQIHFASLRKSVIARPFFRYHDLQPGQVVEGKVSVLLERGMMVHISDHIKGLVPKNHLSDIILKNPEKKYSEGMKVKCRVLSIDVESRKLYLTRKKALVESSLPLFLTYADARPGRMSHGFIVCIKDFGCIVRFYNNVKGLVPISELGTEAISNPEEIFYVGQVLKTKVLKCDLEKEKILLSFKAAVEGNTEAAVEPQVDCEVGKPLEAKVLKKSIVGLEVAILPDEIQAVLPTMHLSDHVSNCLLLWESLQEGDVISNVMCFNKNKRHISLTKKPTVRWSLEEGAVAKDFSEITVGMQLIGWVKNIMSYGVFVEFPYGLVGLAPKSAMTDKFISDTTVAFQLGQTVIAKVTNLDEEKRRFLVTLKISEVITPEADAQTRLINGLQERRAVGDMLAMRGNSELRQQLAALTVGQKLKMTVDTVDGNGATFKSDDLGDATILASKYHVMGVNLTAGQKVTAVVLYVDILSNTVHVSVLTKLLMKKKSLSEGSKHTVMLQHIDKEFAVISLDDTAQLTVIQTSSHLNEVFLSESEKLKGGMILEAEVIEPSFQELQGLPLVSWKRTAPKRLRTTSENQMSSRGHCFGEILQGTVKTVKPTCIQVTLEDGTTGSVHVSEVMEVDKVSLGSFPTSSVKVGSSVTVRVIGGREASSQRFLPFSHPKFTYTIPELTLTPSKLDKSVDFKQVTVKDKLSSYKVGDEITCFVSKFNPERKSLEVTINPGVTGTVDLLAMITDPKNGSHPEKLYKLGQAVRATVVEISSKHRPFVLSLTGGHKLEEGTVTLGIVTNVQPQVGLLVKLPLGGMGTVAVTELADAYRPNPLAGYSKDQLLRCFLLESENDKWQLSLRPSRLYPQQDKPAKDPEVLSFDKLKEGEIIRGYVKSVGEQGVFIRLSRHIIGRAQLQQSTQYFVNSHKVLSTHLPPNTLLTTKILSIDKEEEYVNLSLLPVDTGKPDVLPESLSLPLRLVGEEKKKHDTKKKKKRTLSESEQKQAESQVPKKKKKAKKSKTDDSDSGVEVYFREEEDKEEEEPKPEPPKQVTSSSAAPSRLQVAAGFSWDVGLNSLKPASAARDADSSDGEEQEESSKPQKKSRHALEQEKMAAEKALVRQETELMDPSLRPEDAAAFERLLLASPNSSLLWLQYMAHHLQATQIEQARAVAERALKTISFREEQEKLNVWVALLNLENMYGTEESLKKVFERALQFCEPMPVYQQLADIYAKSSKIKEAEGLYKTMVKRFRQNKEVWLSYGSFLLQQGQSDAASSLLQRALKSLSTKESVDVIAKFAQLEFRYGDAEKGITMMDKVLTSYPKRTDLWSVFIDLTIKHGSQKDIRALFDRVIHLSVSVKKIKFFFKRYLEYEKKHGTPQSIQAVKEKAMEFVEAKGTEAAN